Proteins from one Syntrophales bacterium genomic window:
- the ilvB gene encoding biosynthetic-type acetolactate synthase large subunit — translation MQKAAILEKCGFFIKIGRYKMEKTGAEIILQTLKEEGTEVIFGYPGANTLPIHDRLMESPIKHYLMRHEQAAAHAADGYARATGKVGVCLSTSGPGATNMVTGIATAYMDSTPLIALTGQVTTNLLGSDAFQETDIIGITMPITKHSFLLNDVEEVESTLKEAFELARSGRPGPVLVDMPRDVLTASCKLDSKSNNGQRSKKQHTSPKEKLEQIKQIATYLNRAERPIIIIGGGVKLGKACTQLSELIKKGRIPFVTTMMGIGSIDSSNGFNLGFIGTHGNELANSTIHHSDFILAVGTRFSDRSTSNIEEFAPLATIAQIDIDPTSIGKNIKVDLQLISDIREAITEMIPLVEKKERPEWFQRINKERELSEKRGSREGCGPAGKLISMIQDVMPEKTTAVADVGLNQIWTVRSWQPKTPRGLITCGGMGTMGFSVPAAIGAKIGVQNQEVVAFSGDGGFYMNIQELATISYYNLPVKIVVFNNGNLGMIRQLQDLFYGARFNACELGNKVDMVMVAKGFGIDAGRVSVNDPESGIEKMRKTDGPYLLEVMVDPDTYVFPLIPPGLSNIEMIYRRSD, via the coding sequence ATGCAGAAAGCCGCAATTCTTGAGAAGTGCGGCTTTTTTATTAAGATAGGCAGGTATAAAATGGAAAAAACAGGAGCTGAAATAATCTTACAAACCCTAAAAGAAGAGGGAACCGAGGTAATCTTTGGATATCCAGGAGCAAATACCCTACCCATTCATGATCGTTTAATGGAGTCTCCTATCAAACATTACCTTATGAGGCACGAGCAGGCTGCTGCTCATGCTGCAGACGGCTATGCCAGAGCTACGGGCAAGGTTGGGGTTTGTCTTTCCACCTCGGGTCCAGGTGCCACCAACATGGTTACCGGTATAGCCACCGCCTATATGGATTCGACACCGTTGATCGCCCTCACCGGCCAGGTAACCACAAATCTTCTGGGAAGCGATGCCTTTCAGGAAACGGATATTATCGGCATTACCATGCCCATAACAAAACACAGCTTCTTGTTAAATGATGTAGAAGAAGTGGAGTCCACTTTAAAAGAGGCTTTTGAACTTGCAAGAAGCGGCAGGCCGGGACCGGTTCTCGTAGACATGCCGAGAGATGTCCTGACTGCAAGTTGCAAACTGGACAGCAAAAGCAATAACGGACAAAGATCAAAGAAGCAACATACCAGTCCCAAAGAAAAGCTTGAACAGATAAAGCAAATTGCCACGTATTTAAACAGGGCAGAAAGGCCGATCATCATAATCGGCGGCGGTGTGAAACTGGGCAAAGCCTGTACCCAACTGAGCGAGCTGATTAAAAAAGGTCGAATCCCCTTCGTAACAACCATGATGGGTATTGGATCCATCGATTCCTCAAACGGTTTCAACCTTGGCTTCATAGGAACACATGGTAACGAGTTGGCTAACAGCACCATCCACCACTCGGATTTTATCCTGGCAGTAGGAACCCGCTTCAGTGATCGGAGCACGTCGAACATAGAGGAATTTGCTCCCCTTGCTACCATTGCCCAGATTGACATTGATCCGACTTCAATCGGCAAAAATATAAAGGTGGATCTTCAGTTGATCAGCGATATTCGTGAAGCAATAACCGAAATGATTCCACTGGTAGAAAAAAAGGAAAGGCCTGAGTGGTTTCAAAGAATTAATAAAGAAAGAGAGCTGTCCGAAAAAAGAGGGTCCCGCGAAGGATGCGGCCCTGCCGGAAAACTTATCAGTATGATTCAGGACGTTATGCCGGAAAAAACGACTGCGGTCGCCGATGTGGGGTTAAATCAGATATGGACCGTTCGTTCCTGGCAACCTAAAACGCCCCGCGGCCTGATCACCTGCGGGGGGATGGGTACCATGGGATTCAGTGTCCCGGCGGCAATAGGTGCAAAAATAGGAGTCCAGAACCAGGAAGTGGTAGCATTTTCAGGAGATGGTGGTTTCTATATGAACATCCAGGAATTAGCAACAATAAGCTATTATAACCTTCCTGTAAAGATTGTTGTCTTCAATAATGGTAATCTTGGCATGATACGCCAGCTCCAGGATTTATTCTATGGCGCCCGGTTTAATGCCTGTGAACTCGGAAACAAAGTTGACATGGTAATGGTCGCCAAGGGATTCGGAATCGACGCCGGGAGGGTTTCGGTGAACGACCCTGAGTCCGGTATCGAAAAGATGCGTAAAACAGATGGACCTTATTTATTAGAGGTAATGGTAGATCCTGACACATATGTTTTTCCGCTTATACCGCCCGGTCTATCGAACATAGAGATGATATATAGAAGGTCAGATTAG